A genomic segment from Pistricoccus aurantiacus encodes:
- a CDS encoding peroxiredoxin, which translates to MTISVGDRIPDVSIKTNGAKGPEDISTGELFAGKRVVLFAVPGAFTPGCSNTHMPGFVINADDILAKGVDTIACLAVNDAFVLDAWQKNQNAQRITMLADGNAEFTRALGLELDATGGGMGIRSKRFALIANDGVVEYLGVDAKGVEKSSAETVLGQL; encoded by the coding sequence ATGACTATTTCCGTAGGCGACAGGATTCCCGACGTCAGCATCAAGACCAATGGCGCCAAGGGGCCTGAAGACATCTCCACCGGTGAGCTGTTCGCCGGCAAGCGCGTGGTGCTGTTCGCGGTGCCCGGCGCCTTTACCCCCGGCTGCTCCAATACCCATATGCCCGGCTTCGTGATCAACGCGGATGATATTCTCGCCAAGGGCGTGGATACCATCGCCTGCCTGGCGGTCAACGATGCCTTCGTGTTGGACGCCTGGCAGAAGAATCAGAACGCTCAGAGGATCACCATGCTGGCGGATGGCAACGCGGAATTCACCAGGGCACTGGGCCTGGAGCTGGACGCCACCGGCGGTGGCATGGGCATTCGCAGCAAGCGCTTCGCGCTGATCGCCAACGACGGTGTGGTGGAATATCTTGGCGTCGATGCCAAGGGCGTGGAGAAAAGCAGCGCCGAAACGGTACTGGGGCAACTCTGA
- a CDS encoding ABC transporter ATP-binding protein, with product MSSPHAHLYAAAGTSGLSGFFSFFRYSRRALALVWDTSRGLTIGLALCTLVAGVLPAVAAWVGKLIVDAVVAAMALHAEADQALSFASTWPVLRYVAFEALVIALIALAQRGLSAQQSLLRALLGQKVNVMILEKAGTLSLAQFEDSEFYDKLTRARREASTRPLSLVNKTFGLLQNAISLASFAVLLVQFSPWALLILLIGALPVFVSEAKFSGDAFRLFRWRSPQTRMQMYLETVLAREDSIKEVKLFGLGPLFLQRYRDIFDTLYAEDRRLTIRRDVWGFLLGLLGTLAFYGAYAWVVIATIGGRLTLGEMTMYLMVFKQGQAALSASLTAIGGMYEDNLYLSNLYEYLEQPVDPSTGTLTQGASPGDGIRFERVSFTYPGTREPVLQEIDLHLRPGESLALVGQNGSGKTTLIKLLTRLYDPSEGRILLDGSDLREWDDTILRRRIGVIFQDFERYQLPVGENLGVGDVDAFTDTERWETAARRGTADAFIERLEHGYHTQLGRWFENGQELSGGQWQKVALSRAYMREQADILVLDEPTAAMDAAAEAQVFEQFRRHAKKRMTILISHRFSTVRAADQILVIDNGRIIERGTHESLLTENGRYAQLFRLQAAGYK from the coding sequence TTGTCTTCACCCCACGCCCACCTTTACGCCGCCGCCGGCACCAGCGGATTAAGCGGTTTCTTCAGCTTCTTTCGCTACAGCCGCCGCGCCCTGGCGCTGGTTTGGGACACCTCTCGCGGCCTGACCATTGGCCTTGCGCTATGTACTTTGGTGGCGGGCGTACTGCCCGCGGTGGCGGCCTGGGTCGGCAAACTGATCGTCGATGCGGTGGTGGCGGCCATGGCGCTGCATGCGGAAGCGGATCAGGCGCTGTCTTTTGCCAGCACCTGGCCGGTACTGCGTTACGTGGCCTTCGAAGCTCTGGTGATCGCGCTGATCGCCCTGGCCCAGCGCGGGCTTTCCGCCCAGCAGTCGCTGCTGCGGGCGCTGCTCGGCCAGAAGGTCAACGTGATGATTCTGGAGAAGGCCGGCACTTTGTCCCTTGCCCAGTTCGAGGATTCGGAATTCTACGACAAGCTGACCCGAGCCCGACGGGAGGCCTCGACCCGCCCCCTGTCACTGGTCAACAAGACCTTCGGCCTGCTGCAGAACGCCATCTCGCTGGCGAGCTTCGCGGTGCTGCTGGTGCAGTTCTCGCCCTGGGCGCTGCTTATTCTGCTGATCGGCGCGCTGCCGGTGTTCGTTTCCGAAGCCAAGTTCTCCGGCGATGCCTTTCGCCTGTTTCGCTGGCGTTCCCCTCAGACCCGCATGCAGATGTATCTGGAAACCGTGCTGGCCCGGGAGGACAGCATCAAGGAGGTCAAGCTGTTCGGCCTGGGGCCGCTGTTCCTCCAGCGCTATCGCGATATCTTCGATACGCTTTATGCGGAGGACCGGCGCCTGACGATCCGTCGAGACGTCTGGGGCTTTCTGCTCGGCCTCCTGGGCACCCTGGCCTTCTACGGCGCCTACGCCTGGGTGGTGATCGCGACCATCGGCGGGCGTCTGACCCTGGGCGAGATGACCATGTACCTGATGGTGTTCAAGCAAGGACAGGCGGCGCTCTCGGCGAGCCTTACCGCCATCGGCGGCATGTACGAGGACAATCTCTACCTGTCCAATCTCTACGAGTACCTGGAGCAGCCGGTAGACCCTTCCACCGGCACACTGACTCAAGGCGCGTCCCCCGGCGACGGTATCCGCTTCGAGCGGGTGAGCTTTACCTATCCCGGCACTCGGGAACCGGTGCTTCAAGAGATCGACCTGCACCTGCGCCCCGGCGAAAGCCTGGCGCTGGTAGGCCAGAACGGCTCCGGCAAGACCACCCTGATCAAACTGCTGACGCGACTCTACGACCCGAGCGAGGGCCGCATCCTGCTGGATGGCAGCGACCTTCGGGAATGGGACGACACCATTCTGCGCCGACGCATCGGCGTGATCTTTCAGGATTTCGAGCGCTACCAGCTGCCGGTAGGAGAAAACCTCGGCGTCGGCGACGTGGACGCCTTCACGGATACCGAGCGTTGGGAAACCGCCGCCCGCCGAGGCACGGCGGATGCCTTCATCGAGCGCCTCGAGCATGGCTATCACACCCAGCTGGGGCGCTGGTTCGAGAACGGCCAGGAGCTTTCCGGCGGCCAGTGGCAGAAGGTTGCCTTGAGTCGCGCCTACATGCGCGAGCAGGCGGATATCCTGGTGCTGGACGAACCCACCGCCGCCATGGACGCCGCCGCGGAAGCCCAGGTGTTCGAGCAGTTTCGTCGCCATGCCAAAAAACGCATGACGATCCTGATCTCCCACCGCTTCTCCACGGTACGCGCCGCGGACCAGATCCTGGTGATCGACAACGGCCGCATCATCGAGCGCGGCACCCACGAAAGCCTGCTGACCGAGAATGGCCGCTATGCCCAGCTGTTTCGTCTGCAGGCGGCGGGGTATAAGTAA